Part of the Hyphomicrobiales bacterium genome is shown below.
GCAGAATGCGCGCGCCGACGATCTCCATCCCGAATTGCCGGCAATCGCCGCGCTAACCCGTAACTTTGGCGATGCCGACAAGGCGGTGATGGGCATCTGCCTCGGCTCGCAACTCGTCGCGCGAGGTCACGGCGCGGAAAATGTGCTCGACCGGCCGATGGAGTTCGGCTGGCACGAGGTTCGGCAAAGCGCCGAGGGTGCCGCCGATCCGGTGATGGCGGCGATCGGCAGGGGCGAGCCGATCTTCCACAGCCACCGCGACACCTTCACCCTGCCGCCGGGCGCGGTGCATCTCGCCTCAAGCGACCGCACGCCGAACCAGGCCTTCCGGCTCGGCCGCGCCGTCTATGCCGTGCAGTTCCATTTCGAGGCGAGCCGCGACGTGGTCAGTTTCTTCAGCGACGCCTTCGCCGAGCGCATCGCCAGTCACACGCCCGACTGGCCGCAGCGACAAGCCAGCGAAGCCGAAACGCACGGCGTTCGCGCCGATGAGGTCGGGCTCGACATCGCCCGCCGCTGGGTGTCGTTGATTCGGTAGAGCAGGGGTTATTCGACGACGGCGTCGGCTTCGAGTTCGACCAGCCAGTCCGGGTCGACGAAGCCGGAAACCTCGACGAAGGTGCAGGCCGGGCGGATGTCGCCGAATGCTTCGCCATGCGCTTTCGCCGCCTCTTTCCAGCGCGAAATATCGGTCACCATCACCCGCGTGCGGATGACGTCGCCAAGCGATGCGCCGGCGTCGGCAAGCGCCTGTTCGATA
Proteins encoded:
- a CDS encoding GMP synthase, giving the protein MRVLVIENTNPSKIGLLGVALEEAGAELDVLRAYETPDAVPANSSGYDALVVLGGPQNARADDLHPELPAIAALTRNFGDADKAVMGICLGSQLVARGHGAENVLDRPMEFGWHEVRQSAEGAADPVMAAIGRGEPIFHSHRDTFTLPPGAVHLASSDRTPNQAFRLGRAVYAVQFHFEASRDVVSFFSDAFAERIASHTPDWPQRQASEAETHGVRADEVGLDIARRWVSLIR